tttatatattaacctATCTCTTAGACTGTCTTCTCACTTCTATCaattttcagatgcatgctctACATGGTACAGTTGCACATCTATTTTTGGCGTGAGAATTACTAGACAAAGCATGTCAAACTTTTAGCTTAGGTAGACAATCAAGTCTGGCACCTACAAACCATATGTTTCTCTTTTGGTTTGCAAAGCATGCTTGCATTTAATGCATGCAAAGAAAAAATGGCTTTCTCTTGACATGGCAAGTTAAGCCACTTTTCGTACAATCGGCAGCACTCTTGGATGTCTTCTTCTTCGCAAGCTCTTCTGTCTTCTTCTTTGCTAGCTCGTCCACATTCTTTTTCAGAAGCTCGTTTACCATCTTCCGACGCTCTATTGCCTCATCCCGCATCCTTTCATGTTCTTTGATCGAAGATACCAATGCAGCTGCTTTCTTTCCCGTATCTTTGTAGTAGTTGTTTGATCCAGAATTTCCTCTACTCTTTGTTCCATTTTTGTTTGATGAACCAGACCAAGATGCCATGACGAAATTGAAAGGAGCCGAAGCAAAAACATTGCTACTTATATTCCCTTGATATGTATTCTAGTAAAGATCCTCGTGCATTTGGTTAAAAATTTTCCCCACTCCTACATTTATTTCCTTGATGCCCTTTTTTTTGGCGGCGTGCTTGTATTTATTTCCCTTGATACTAAAACATAAGAGAAAATCTTGGAAGGTCACGGTGTTAAACCTCAAATAATACCCTCCAATAGGTGCGTGCCACCTTGTCCTCCCATGGGTCTAAGAATGGAACCGCACAACACCGAATCAAGACCTTTATAGACTGACCCTCTCCTCCAAGACTAGGGGTGAAAACGGTTCGGTCCGATCCGATTCGGTCCATTATTTTTtcgatttatcattttttcagaCTGGACCGAACCAAATATCTAGTCGGTCTGTTCGGTCTGGTCTGCATTCGGTCCCGTCCCATTCGATCGGTCCATTTGGTCCGAtccaattattcttttttattcttttttttctaaataaatcaattaaatattttatttaaattactaaattaaaattaagtaaattattaatgtagattatgcaactaacttattaaaaagaaattttatatggtcaatgatacatattataaattatatatacatacataatacatattctaaattataaattatatttatatataaattataatatatatactatatacatatatacataacgGGAAACTCGTATtaggttagttaatttataatttatcaattgttttatatttacttacaatttaggtattttacaaaacatttatctaataactttaattagatataaatgtagatgttagtaattagttaatggtgaattggttataattaattgataatatacactacttaaataatagaatattattttgtaattacatatttaaaattttatattataaatgggaatatgttagatgaaaattacataattaattatataaaataatatagatataaaataaaaatatatatttttaattcggTCGGTCCGGTCCACTTCGGTCCGTGGAATCATGGAccgtggaccggaccgaactagtTCGGTCCAAGGAATCATGGACCGAACCTTAACCCTATATTTTTCGGTTCGGTCCAGACCGGACCAAATCgatcggtccggtcggtttttccAGTCCGGACCGACCGTTTTACAGCCCTATCCAAGACCATCGTCCAATACCCTCCAATCTCCCAGACCCATGGTCATGACTATCTCTCCCTGCTATCACCCTCTTTCAGACCGATTCTTCCATTCCCACGATCCTCTCTTCCTACCAAGACCCTCTTTCCAAAGATCCATTCTTCCATTATAGTAAAGATCGTCGCTGCCATGACCATCGAAGTTGACGACATCGTCGTTGCCGTAACCCATTTTCCACTTATTGTTTGTAGATAATAGACTGATATTTTGTGAGGCAGAACAAAACCAAATTCGGGCATTGAGGACATGACTTTTACAAGATGAGGCTCTCCAATTCCACTTTTGATCTTGGCAGGTATCAGTTGTGATACCTATTGGATTAAGTTGTGGAATGCGGAGATGGCTTTCTCTTATTGGAGGGTGTTAAAACCCAAATAACACCACATCCATTCCAAAGCATAAcagtaaatataaatatattgccTTGCACGCCATGCCTCTTTCCATCCCAATTTAATTGTCAGATTTATTGATTAGCATCGCTATTCGTCTTCGctttgaaataaaagaaaaattatttatacaaatttAGAATGTGCAATTTCCgtacatttttattaaaaattttattaaaaaattattttttaattataaatcctACTTTTTTTTGCAAAAGAAATACGGTAAAGATGCATCTAAACATAAAGGGTTATTTGATTGAGTTTTCTCAGATCATCTCCTACATAGTCTCTAAAACATCCCAAAACCCCACTCTAGGAGATCCTGTTCAACTCTTTTCAACCAACCTAATAATTATGCAATGGCTCTTCATTGTTAGAGATCCCCATATGTAAATCCATCCAAAATTCAAATTGCCTCTCAAAGAAGGTCAATCATAGATTCTTGGTTTGGTTAGTCAACATTCAGCACCTCTGATTATGGATTAGTATAATACATTCAAAACACACGCCTTTTAACAAGCCAATATTTAGAGGTTAAGTTTGACTAATATCACCAgaaaattttctcaattttctttttcatgctgaaaaaataatagacgtttttttattatatatagtcacttttatataCTCTTTACACAttttactgatgtgattgataaaatcaattactttatattaaaaaaaaatgatgcggctaatcaaattaataaaatacacaaaaaatatgtaatagtGAGTGCACATGAAATTTTTGTTATGAATttaggaaaaatatttataaaaataaatttaaatatccaAGACTTTGTGAACAaaacaattatttaatttgtttcttcCAATGTCTTCATTTACACACAAGATTATACCAAATTCTTTCAGCTATGAAAAGCAGTTGCCATGAACAAGTAATTCACAGTTTCCAATCTGTGCAtctaaaggaaaacaaaagagattgattttttttttttttccaataaaaaaccattacttgattgattttccttcattcttgctGAGCACAGCGTTGATCAGTGAAGCATCCATTCTTGCTGATTCTTGCTTTACCCATTGAACAACCCTCTCAGCCTCCCTACTAACCCTCTCCTCCTCCTTCAATGCCTTCTTCATCCTCCTTTCTTGTTCGTCAACAGAGAAGGTGCTTAAATCAGATAAAATCTCATCCTTCTGTTCCCAGTCTCTGTCCTCCATGTTTGTTCCTGCAAACCCTTTGCTGCTGCTTTTCTGCAGATCATTCTTCTTGGTGGAGAAACAAAAGCAACATGCTGTTCTTTGGGGAGACTCTGACCCCATCagcaaaaacaaaagataaaagaaaaaagttaatcAGAATTTGATGGTCGATATCAAGAATAGACAACCCAGATGTTTCCTTTTAATTCAAACATGGATTTGTCTGAGGTGTTCTAGCTTTTTCATCTATCTAGCTATCTCAGCACCTCAAGCCCCTCGAAGAGCTTGCTTTTAAGACTTGGAAATGATCAGAAACAAAAAGAGTTGTGAATGGAAACGTCACCATTAATGGCCGGAGACTTCCCGATATTCCATTGTAGGGTTTTTTTCGTTTTTGTTGCGTTTTTGGTTGACTcttctcaaattaaatattgataaaatttattctatattttaattatatttcaatctattttatatatttaaatacaaattttaacatatttacatttaaacacattacaataaaatctataaaatactattatttacaaatcaacttaaattatctgaatcatctcaatatccaaacaatattattttcttatgagTAACAATCATCCATCCACACTATACACTctacttgtttttatttatttatatttttaattttttttaaactaattgaattattttactcattatttataCAGCACATATAtctaataagagaaaaaaattaaaaattaaaaattaaaaaattatatatgatatgtgatataaaaatgataggagaaattttttttgtttgttattaTGAGCATCACTTTCCATTTTAGctactcaaataattaaaaaaaatatatttataattgtgaatTATATAATTGGcatataattatttagaaaaaataaataaaatattaaatttatataaaaaaattaatattttaataataaattttattttattttttaaaacgatcaCGTACGTTTACTTATTTTAATTACATGTAAAATTACTAAATAGTTAATTGctaggataaaaataaaaaaggaagcgCCGCCGGGGGGGTGTGGACCAATCTGCGTATGATATTCTTTCTAAGTTTTTGAACAATTATCCAATAAAGTCGCATGCTCGCCATTGGCTTGGTGGACGGTCACGTCCAAGCTGATGCAGAGAATCCAAATGCTCTTCAACTAATCCTTTATCCTAAGGTTTATCTAAAGTCCAGGCTGTccaacataatatttaaaaaaaaaaatagttaaatcggaaatctatataaaaattattcttttaataataaattcagcctttttttaaataaaataaataatagtaaatatagtgtataaaaataaaaagtaaccAAATTCATCTTTTTAACCCCTTTGTGCTTATTAACCTCCAATGTTGGCATGGGTCCCACGAGCgccaatttaacattttttttgtttttgaattagGATTAAGATGTTGTTTAAATATTGAGTTGAGGcgagataaattaaaataaaagttaaaagttaaataaaatattatttttaaatattattattatttaaaaatttttaaaaaaattaaattatttattatattttatacaaaaatttaacaaaattataataataaaataagataaaatacttTCACTATTTAAATAGAATCTAAATTGTTTTGAGAATGTTTTTCTATCTCGTGGTTTACTTAACATAAAATCATTATTTCTAAGTTCTCGttcctttattatttttttaatttctttttagagTTAACTCCTAAGTctgaatattttaaaagtggttgAAGGGATCTCCAATCTCCACgtgttataataaattatatgcttatgaaaaagaaatattgattttgagattCATCGTAAATTTTTAGGCATTTGCTGTTTATATTCGTATAGTCATTGGTTTTAAAAGTTATTATTTGTATGATTTAGGTATATTTGGTTAGACTAGTTCATAAAAGCTCAATAAGtacacaaaaaatttaaatcatattagtaataatatttcatCTCGGGCATACGGATGCTTTGGTTGTTATTTAGTtctataaaatgaaatatttagatcatcatgatttaaaaaaataataatagacataattatattttaaatgaaagatagttataaaaattgaaactaattgtaataaagtaacacaattatactagttttttctttgataaaataatatcgTCAATTAGCATAACCAATAGaaataatcattacaaataaGCGTTGTTCAGCCATATAGTCGGAGCAACAGTCTGGGACAACATCTCACCATATCGCAATATCTTCAATTCTCCAAGCATATATTGTTAGGCGATGTGCAACCTCATTTCCCATCATTTGTATATGTTGAACCTTGTATTCAGTAATGAGATGTAGCAAATTTTACACTTCaaattaggggtgaaaaccgaccattcggtttcggttttggaccaAAACCGAAACTAAACCGATATGGATTTTAGGGGAAGATACCAACCAaaactgtaacagcccgctagaaattcaattgtggaatttcttttgaccttaagaaccttgtgaaaattccgtaagtttacacgaatcgactaatcgcataggttttagcctgtcaagatagttagtgttatcactcactatggtgccagaaatgcgattttaattatttgagatagttagaagtgtcagaatacattatagtctacaccactaggcttaattgaatatttaagatttttcagtactaagtttattacgtttatttttggagtgaatagtaatctcggtaaatatactaaacgcagtgttttcaaaatcacagtgtgaaatgtccaaattaggttagcgaaattttatttggatacttggcaagatcttaaccacacataatgaatagtattagatacttagcacaaagagaaaccattagatggaattgtgaaggaaatcaaggtgtgagatcatgacacctaagcaaaatacacatttggaaaatatgtgaagaacatagatttaaaatacacatggaaagattttaaccaccttactcttccaagtctactccacatttagaaaatattttaagctaatttcgtggatattattgggtaaaaatatcttgagttgatttttgtagatattattaggtaagagagtcctacactccactctcactccggtaagagagtcctacacttaactctcacttcgggtaagagagtcctacacttaactctcactccagcctcatctcttccatatcttatccacaagtatctccagtcacccctccccacgaaattatcttcatttatgctttccattgaaagaataccaaacactctctctcggacagctttttgGAGTtgttttgcacacccatttcgaagcttttgtaagtgttttatcataaagtctccttcatataagttgttcctctttgagtctagtttccgtagatgtatttttcgtatcattccatggtcatttggtcggtcaaaagtatttttaaccatggaaaagtcattctgggcgtgaatctggagagtatgttatagtttggagtttttgaccaagctaatggatagatattagtccgaaatttttatggagtattgttaacatgtatatatgactattggttgaggatttttgcatgattaaaggttttgatgaaagattttcttagatttagaaacttagaaactggaagaggaaaaacagtttctgttttgagaaagtttaactctttggtggtctaagcctattctaatgactttaataattttattggaggatactaagtatcttatatacatgttatattattattttgaagatatttgatgttagtttcaaatatatgaaattttatgcaaagagatattcaaataagccaaagtgtggatattcttggctaaatttatgttttggttaatttctaaccatgtgatcttgaattagaagcttatatatgttttaggacatctttttaaaccatgtgatggtttggtttgaagatcatataattataagtcatagatcaagagatttatcaaaactagttgaggaaaaagtttatgtttttggactaagtgtaaaaccaaaaactccaaatgttattttgtgattttggtgactttagttcgataatttaaagcatggttgatgttaggatgatattatgaatatgttagaagtaagatttgatttttgaaattcttggaaatgttttgatttaaggtcaaaacttatgattcaagtgcttggatctttttacaaaaaagtttggtgttgattattaggtttttctaaatagatgttttaagtatggttttgaacttaggattggaagatgtttgttgtaaaatgttgatttaagcatgagttttgaagttggaaggaattgcaacaaaaatcaagggaaatggcctatggatttTTTGGCCATAgtatgttttccatagttgtgttttgttttaaatttttctgagttgatatttaaatttaggacaaaatttacttgagaaatgtaaattttggaaacttttggagttagtatgcaaaatccttaagttatgggtaaaacggtcattttcccacatgtagagagtaaactaaaaattttactttttaagttagtatttttcatatttcaaatttttagtgatttagttctaacttttagaatcactaattacagttcctcgtgatcgcacttaaggttttataagaaacgcgaagatcgaggtaagttagcttttaacttactagcagtctactgtgtatgtatgctaagtaaaagaactacagtgtatgtatgtatgttatcatatgtgtcatgccatgtcaagttatcatgtaattgtctattatacagaatttattctgtcatcaatttttatctgttacataatatattctgttatgtattactgtacattacaagtacgtcatgctaagtatgtcatctattacatgtaagtcaagtcatgtaatattcactgttgcaagtatgtcatgttaaatatgttgtctattatatgttatgccatgttacgaaatgtttctatctcaagttggtcatgtattctaagttatattcaattcacgttatgttacgtcaggacttcagtcctttcgtattccagtcacatttcatcttgagtacattatgatgtgtagaatacatggggccacaacaactgtggagtatgtatttaactacaattgtgatgcgtaaaatacatggggccacaacaactgtggagtatgtatttttcatgttaagtcaagtttgtgtagaatacatggagccacaacaactgtggagtatgtatttttaatgttaagtcaagtttgtgtagaatacatggggctacaacaactgtggagtatgtatttacacatagaatacatggggccacaacaactgtggagtatgtatttttcatgttaagtcaagtttgtgtagaatacatggggccacaacaactgtggagtatgtatttttaatgttaagtcaagtttgtgtagaatacatggggccacaacaactgtggagtatgtatttttcatgttaattcaagtttcagagcaagttcatgctaagtcaagtttcagatcaaattcatgtcaagtcaagttcagttcatgtttcaatttaagttatgtcaattatgctatgttgtacgctaagttattctttaatcacttatgaatttgattatgcatttatgcttttactgtcatccatgcatcattagcatgtgtggaagttttttgttaacttactgagatttgtaatcaaatctcactgtggtagtcccaactaccattcctcccgaatggtagatcttgttacaggacctgaaggaggatcaggagctgaccaactagacacagtcgattgaacgacggtgcgtcgttaatgttaatatagtagttaaattactacttatacgatggagttgcatctccagtacttttggatcataactattttggaatagtgatgtgatcttagttattcaatagatctttatgtatgaagtatgttttaagtattaggatattttcagtttggtgcatagtattgctaaagaaaaaaattatccgctgcgaatattgcataatgttagatgcatgttaggattattgcatcttatatgtcatgaacgggggcaggtaaccttgtgttgcatgtctcgacgcttcaaatgtccgtccgatcccaaacggaatttgggggcgtcacagaaacCAAT
This Carya illinoinensis cultivar Pawnee chromosome 11, C.illinoinensisPawnee_v1, whole genome shotgun sequence DNA region includes the following protein-coding sequences:
- the LOC122281905 gene encoding uncharacterized protein LOC122281905, whose protein sequence is MGSESPQRTACCFCFSTKKNDLQKSSSKGFAGTNMEDRDWEQKDEILSDLSTFSVDEQERRMKKALKEEERVSREAERVVQWVKQESARMDASLINAVLSKNEGKSIK